CATCGTCATCAACGCCCTGATGCTCATGCTCACCGCCGCGATCGTGGACGCGCTCTCCGTCAGCGGATTCGGAGCGGCGATCCTCGGGAGCCTCATCATCTCCCTCGTCAGCCTTCTCTTTTCCGTCATCCTCCCGGACGACAAGGCGGGCTGAGGGGCGCGGGACCGCGGCACCTCAGGCCTTAAATCGACGTCAGCCCTCAGGCGCCCGCGGTCGCGGGCGCCTCCCCTTCGGCCGACCCGGTGGCCTGGCGACTCTGCTCCCGCCCCAGCCAAACGCCTAGCCCCATACCGACGACCGCGAGGGGCACCGCCACCGAGGCGAGCGCCGAGAAACCCATTCCAGCGCGGACGATCACGCCATCCAGCCAGGCCGTCACCGAGTCCCCGCCCCGATAGACCGCCGTGTCGATAAAGGCTTTCGATTTGTACTTGTCCTCTCGGCTCACGATGGTGAACAGCGTTTCGCGAGCCGGCCGCATGATCCCGCGCTGAGCCGCTCGGAAGCTCGAGTCGAAAGCGATGAGCGCCGCGAGCGAACCGAATACGGCGAGACCGACGAAGCCAAAAAGGGCAACCGCCGGAAGGACCGCGAGCGTGATCGCGACGCCCAGCCTCTTCATCAGGTGGCCCGTAATGAGCACCTGCGCGACGAGCGTCGCCGTCTGCGCGATGGTGTCGATATTCGCGAAAATCGTCGTCTGTTCATCCACGTCCGTGGTCAGTGCCTCGACCATCCGGAGGCGCGTGAAATAGATAAAGGTCGCCATGACGGAAGCGAGCAGGGCGAAGACCGCGATCCCGAACAGATACTTCGACTGGAAGACGGCCCGGAACCCTTCCCATGCGCTTCCTCCGATCACCGTCCCCTCGGGCCTCGAAGGCGGCGCCCCAGGCGACGCGGCGGCGACCTGGCTCCCAGAGACGGGCTGGAGCTTGGCCACGACGAAGGCTTGAGAGAGCGCGGCGAGGAGGAATCCGGCGGAGATGAGGAGGAGGCTCGGCGTCCCGAGCGGCTCAGCCAGACGGCCCGCGAGCCAGGGTCCGAAAATCGCGCCTAGCGTCCCGCCCACCGCGATCACCGCAAAAAAGCGCTTGCTCTGCTCGAGAGAAAACCGGTCCGCCATCAGCGCCCAGAAGACGGCCGTCGCGAAGAGGTTGAAGACACTGAACCAGACATAAAAGACCTGTCCAGTCCTCTCCCCGATCGCCTCGGGCGCACCCACGAGAATCGCGTAAAAGACAACGAGGCTCGCGGAGAAGAAGATGTACGTTGCGGCAATGAAGGCCATCCGGCGGAACCGGCTCACTAGGAAGCTGAAAACCGGATTCACGAAAAGAGTGACGATGAGCGTTCCCTGAAAGAGCCAGCGGATTTCCTCGATCCCTCGCTGCATCCCCAGCGCATCTCGCGCTGGCCGGATCACCTGAAGTGCGGTGAGCACGCAAAAGAAAAAGAGACCGGCCGCGATGATGGAAGGAACCTCCTCACGGCGGACATTCGCGAAGCGTTGAAAGAACGAAGGGGTGCTTTCGGGCATCGGGCGCCTGCGTTGGGCGTGGGAAAAGGTCGGGGCTACTCGGTCGCCCGGAGGAGGCGAGGGCGCGGGTCAGCCTCTTCACGCCCTCCCGTTCGATTTTCGGGGACGAATCTAGGGCGGGCCGGAAGCGCAAGAAAGGCGCGGACGCGTTTCACGCTGGAAGATGTGCGCGACCCGCCCGCTCAATCCACTCGAGTGCCGAGCGCTTCCTCGCACTCGACGCCCCGCACCCGCCCAATTCCGGGCCCGCTTGGTCGCGGCAGCGAGCGAACGATGGAATGTCGGAGAATCAACTTCATGACGCGTGAGCCTGCGGATCCCTCGAGGAGCTGCTCCCGAATACCCGCTGCTCTCCAGCGAGTCCTCGCCGCGTTCCGAGCCATGGCCCGACGTCGCTCTGGGTAGAGCTTAGCCATCCCCTCTTCCACCCCTCGATCACGCCCCACTGCCTCGCGGTCATTCTCGTCGCTCGAGCGTTCGGCAGGGATCAGAGTGCGCTCGGCATGGGGCGTCGCTTCACGCATTCCACGATGCGCGATCTCGTTCCTGTCCTAGCGGAGTTTCTTGGTGGGCCTATCGCTTGGCCGTACGACTCCACTAGTCCTATCCATGTGACCTTCTTACCATGCGTTGGTCGTCCAGATGATTGCCGCGCTACACCGCCCAAGAAAGTTCGGTGGTCGCATGGCCTAGCCACGCGGACCGTCCAGCAAGTCCTGCGGGAGCTCGTCGTAGTCACGGTAGACCTCGATGGCGCGCACAGCCCTCACGGGAAGCGCCATGTCCAGGGAGAGGCCGTCCATAATCGTCCGAACTCCACCGGCGCTACCAAATCCCTGAACGCCCGGAGTCATGAGGGTTCGACCTCTGGAGAACGCGATCGGAATCGGATTGAAGTCCAAGAAGATCGCAAGGCACCCTGAACCAATTCGGTGCACTTGCGTGGGGCCTCCCATGATTCCCCGCATTGGATCGCCGGGCACAACAATCAGTCCGGGGACGGTCCTAAAGACGTCCGTTGTTTCTATAGGCTCGAGAAGGGCTATGTGGACCGGATCGAAGCACGTCCCATCGTACTGCGCGCACCGATTCGCAAACTCGTCCCGTCCGAGCCGGCTGCGCGAACGAAAATCGACCGACAGTGGGGCAAGCAATACGGCTTCGGCACTGATTCGAAACGTGACCTCAATGGTTTCAGAGGGCCGTAGATCGAAAGGTGGGGAATCCGTGGCCGGGTAGCCGATTCTGGAGACGCGAAGAAAGTAATCGCCCGGCTCTGCCACCTGAAACTCGAATGTCCCGAGCGAATCCGCGAACGCGGTGCCGACGGCTCCGCCCCGTGACTGCCGGAGGACGATCTGAGCTGCGGGCACGGGTTCACCCGTCGCATCGTCCAAGACTGTACCGCGGACCATCTGACTGTCTTGGGAATAGGACACCCTCGGGACGAGGGAGCCCATCAGAGCGAGACCAACGAGGGCCAAGTGTCCGCGCATGATATATCCTCGTGGGGGATTCCGCGGCGCACGATTAGACTTGAACGTGCCTGTTGAATGTAACTCTGGCCGTCCCATCCGCGCGGACGCCCGATCGAAATCCCGCCGCATCGAGCCGAGCACCTCGTCCGCCCGCGCCTTCACCGCACGAAGCGGATGATCCACGATGAAGGCCACGAGAAAGGACCTCCAAATTTACCTTCCCGGCCCTCCATCCGGCACCGCCGGATCAGGACTTTTTCAGCGACCTGCTAGGAAGCTGAAAACCGGATTCACGAAAAGAGTGACGATGAGCGTTCCCTGAAAGAGCCAGCGGATTTCCTCGATCCCTCGCTGCATCCCCAGCGCATCTCGCGCTGGCCGGATCACCTGAAGTGCGGTGAGCACGCAAAAGAAAAAGAGACCGGCCGCGATGATGGAAGGAACCTCCTCACGGCGGACATTCGCGAAGCGTTGAAAGAACGAAGGGGTGCTTTCGGGCATCGGGCGCCTGCGTTGGGCGTGGGAAAAGGTCGGGGCTACTCGGTCGCCCGGAGGAGGCGAGGGCGCGGGTCAGCCTCTTCACGCCCTCCCGTTCGATTTTCGGGGACGAATCTAGGGCGGGCCGGAAGCGCAAGAAAGGCGCGGACGCGTTTCACGCTGGAAGATGTGCGCGACCCACCCGCTCAATCCACTCGAGTGCCGAGCGCTTCCTCGCACTCGACCTCCCGCACCCGCCCAATTCCGGCGCCTGCTGGACCTCTCCGGACCCCCACCGTATCTTCGCTCCCGTTTCCGGGACGGGTTTTGAGTTTCCTGGTCCTGATCCGGATCCTTTCGAGCCTCAGTCCATCTCGGTCTCCTAACCGGAGAGGAAGACGCCCGTGCAACGGAGAGCCCTCGTTTCCTGTCTCGCGGCGGCCTGGACCTTGGGCGTCGCACCCCCTCTCCTCGGCCAGATGAATGGGGAGGTCGATGCCGGTACGACGGCGTGGATGCTGGTCTCCACTGCACTCGTCCTCCTGATGATTCCGGGGTTGGCCATGTTCTATGGTGGGCTGGTTCGCACCAAGAACGTCCTCGGGACGATGATGCACTCCTTCGTGCCCCTCGCCATCATCGGGGTGCTCTGGCCGGTCGTCGGGTACGCCCTCACCTTCGGGGAAGGCATTCTCGGCGGGGTCATCGGGTGGAATTCCGACTACTTCCTCCTGATGGGGATCGATACGACGGTCACGAATGGGGTGCCGGAGTACGTGCTCGCGATGTTCCAGGGAAAATTTGCGATCATCACTCCCGCGCTCATCAGTGGTGCCATCGCCGAGCGGGTGTATCTGCGCGGCTACTCCCTCTTCATCGTCCTCTGGTTCCTCTTCGTCTATGCTCCCCTCTGCCACTGGGTATGGGGACCTGGGGGGTGGCTCCTCGAACGCGGCCTCATCGATCTGGCGGGGGGTACCGTGATCCACGTATCAGCGGGCTTCAGCGCGCTCGCTGCGGCCCTTTTCCTGGGACGCCGCAAAGGGTACCCCGACACCGCCATGCTCCCCAACAATCTCGTCATGACCATGATGGGGGCGGGGCTTCTCTGGGTGGGTTGGTTCGGATTCAACGCCGGATCGACGGTGCAGAGCGGAATGGATACGGCGCGCGCGCTCACGATGACGCAGATTTCCGCGGCCTCCGGCGCTCTCACCTGGCTGATCATCGAGGCCCTCGAGTTTCGGCGGGCGACCGCCCTCGGTTTCGTCTCTGGGATCCTGGCCGGTCTCGTCGCGATCACACCGGCGGCAGGAGTCGTGCACCCGGCCGGGGCGCTCGTCCTTGGCGCGATCTCCTCCGGCGCGTGTTACCTGGCACTCAAGGCGAAGGCCCGGCTCGGGTATGACGACAGCCTGGACTGCTTCGGCATCCATGGAGTCGGAAGTGGCCTCGGCGTCCTCCTCTTGGTCTTCTTCATCCGATCGGAGTGGCGGGCCGCAGCCGGCACCGACTGGACCGTCACCGGTCAGCTCGTGACCCAGATCATCGGTGTGGCCACGACGATCGTCCTCGCCACCGTCGGCACGCTCCTGATCTGTCTGTTGGTCGAGAAGACGGTCGGGTTCCGTCTCAGTGACCGTGAGGAGAAAGCCGGCCTCGACCACGTGGTCCATGGAGAGACCGGCTACGGTCTGATGAACCTCAACTAGTCCGGGGCGCCGCCCCGGGAGAGCCGACCTATGAAAATGATCACCGCCATCATCCGCGGCGAGCGGCTGGATGAGGTCCGCGAGGCGCTCGTTGCCGCCGGAATCAGCCGGATCACGGTGAGCCGCTGCACCGGCCACGGACGCGCCGTCGAGGCCGGCCTCTACCGAGGGCAGGAGACCGTGCCAAACCTGACCCCGCGAGTGAGGCTGGACATCGCCGTCAACGACGAGTTCATGGAGATCACAATCGATACCGTCCAGCGAGCGGCGAGGACGACCGAAGCCGGCTCGATCGGGGACGGGAAGATCTTCGTCACCGAGTTGCTCCTCTGCGTCCGGATCTCGGATGGGGAACGGGGAGGCGGGGCGATCTGAATCGCCCTCCTCATCCGTCGTTACGGCCTGACGTGTTTCCTCAGGGCGCGAGGGCCGACCTCCGCTCCGTAGACGTTCCCCTCGTTGTCGACCGCGACCCCTTCGGCGGCGGTCGTGCCCGCTTCGTCCTGATTGAGCTCGGGATCGGGGATGAACTCGAGAACCTGCGAGGTGGCGATGTCCATCACCCGGATGCCTCGCTTGAAGCCGGGGTTGCTCTCCGAGTCGGACTCGGAGTCGGCCACGTATAGGCGGCCGTTCCAGATCGCGAGACCGCTGGCGCGTCCGAGGTGGAGATAGTCCCGGATGAAATTGCCGTCCTGGTCGAAGACCTGGACCCGGCGATTGCTCCGATCCCCCACATAGAGCAGCCCCTCGTCGTCCATGGCGAGGGCGTGCGGGGTGCGAAACTGTCCCTCCTCGGCCCCCGTCTCGCCCCATTCCATCAGATAGGTGCCGTCCGGCGCGTACTTC
This portion of the Gemmatimonadota bacterium genome encodes:
- a CDS encoding phage holin family protein, which produces MNALMLMLTAAIVDALSVSGFGAAILGSLIISLVSLLFSVILPDDKAG
- a CDS encoding P-II family nitrogen regulator translates to MKMITAIIRGERLDEVREALVAAGISRITVSRCTGHGRAVEAGLYRGQETVPNLTPRVRLDIAVNDEFMEITIDTVQRAARTTEAGSIGDGKIFVTELLLCVRISDGERGGGAI
- a CDS encoding ammonium transporter, whose protein sequence is MNGEVDAGTTAWMLVSTALVLLMIPGLAMFYGGLVRTKNVLGTMMHSFVPLAIIGVLWPVVGYALTFGEGILGGVIGWNSDYFLLMGIDTTVTNGVPEYVLAMFQGKFAIITPALISGAIAERVYLRGYSLFIVLWFLFVYAPLCHWVWGPGGWLLERGLIDLAGGTVIHVSAGFSALAAALFLGRRKGYPDTAMLPNNLVMTMMGAGLLWVGWFGFNAGSTVQSGMDTARALTMTQISAASGALTWLIIEALEFRRATALGFVSGILAGLVAITPAAGVVHPAGALVLGAISSGACYLALKAKARLGYDDSLDCFGIHGVGSGLGVLLLVFFIRSEWRAAAGTDWTVTGQLVTQIIGVATTIVLATVGTLLICLLVEKTVGFRLSDREEKAGLDHVVHGETGYGLMNLN
- a CDS encoding MFS transporter, translated to MPESTPSFFQRFANVRREEVPSIIAAGLFFFCVLTALQVIRPARDALGMQRGIEEIRWLFQGTLIVTLFVNPVFSFLVSRFRRMAFIAATYIFFSASLVVFYAILVGAPEAIGERTGQVFYVWFSVFNLFATAVFWALMADRFSLEQSKRFFAVIAVGGTLGAIFGPWLAGRLAEPLGTPSLLLISAGFLLAALSQAFVVAKLQPVSGSQVAAASPGAPPSRPEGTVIGGSAWEGFRAVFQSKYLFGIAVFALLASVMATFIYFTRLRMVEALTTDVDEQTTIFANIDTIAQTATLVAQVLITGHLMKRLGVAITLAVLPAVALFGFVGLAVFGSLAALIAFDSSFRAAQRGIMRPARETLFTIVSREDKYKSKAFIDTAVYRGGDSVTAWLDGVIVRAGMGFSALASVAVPLAVVGMGLGVWLGREQSRQATGSAEGEAPATAGA
- a CDS encoding carboxypeptidase-like regulatory domain-containing protein encodes the protein MRGHLALVGLALMGSLVPRVSYSQDSQMVRGTVLDDATGEPVPAAQIVLRQSRGGAVGTAFADSLGTFEFQVAEPGDYFLRVSRIGYPATDSPPFDLRPSETIEVTFRISAEAVLLAPLSVDFRSRSRLGRDEFANRCAQYDGTCFDPVHIALLEPIETTDVFRTVPGLIVVPGDPMRGIMGGPTQVHRIGSGCLAIFLDFNPIPIAFSRGRTLMTPGVQGFGSAGGVRTIMDGLSLDMALPVRAVRAIEVYRDYDELPQDLLDGPRG